The Candidatus Koribacter versatilis Ellin345 genome has a segment encoding these proteins:
- a CDS encoding DMT family transporter — MNLSTQTSVNTAPTRGSAGALAITALVLSGCCWGTGFLFGKIALEQMSVTENVAWRFIFGSLGLLPIIFLRWQPYTRRDWVSLLIASFVGVPIQFLIQFKGLQLTTVSHASLMIGTLPIMLAMSSVIFLGERLHWQEWFSLAIATFGAVLIALSHGNGVGSPQASVVGDVLVVLSLLAAVVMVMITKKLIGRHDSLHVTSMMIVLGTLMLIPWAVLTHPMRFDFSTSTWIGVAAQGFIATSGAYLLWNWGLAKVPASRAGVFLNMEPLVGALLGVTVLHEHLGWPALLGGAMVVGAAIHFSKTS, encoded by the coding sequence GTGAACCTGAGCACGCAGACGTCCGTCAACACTGCTCCCACCCGTGGCTCTGCGGGGGCGCTCGCGATTACTGCGCTGGTGCTGTCGGGGTGCTGCTGGGGGACGGGCTTCCTCTTCGGGAAGATCGCGCTCGAGCAAATGAGCGTGACCGAGAATGTCGCGTGGCGATTCATTTTCGGATCGCTGGGTTTATTGCCGATCATTTTTCTGCGGTGGCAGCCCTATACGCGGCGCGATTGGGTGAGCCTGCTGATCGCGAGTTTCGTCGGTGTGCCAATCCAGTTCCTGATCCAGTTCAAGGGGTTGCAGCTCACGACCGTCTCGCATGCGTCGTTGATGATCGGGACCTTGCCGATCATGCTGGCGATGAGTTCGGTGATATTTCTCGGCGAACGTTTGCACTGGCAGGAATGGTTCTCGCTTGCAATCGCGACTTTCGGGGCCGTGCTGATTGCGCTCTCACACGGGAATGGGGTTGGCAGTCCGCAAGCAAGCGTCGTAGGAGATGTCCTCGTTGTGCTCTCGCTGCTGGCCGCGGTGGTGATGGTGATGATCACGAAGAAGCTGATTGGACGACACGATTCGCTGCACGTGACCTCGATGATGATCGTGCTCGGGACCCTGATGCTGATTCCCTGGGCGGTCCTGACGCATCCGATGCGCTTCGATTTCAGTACGAGTACGTGGATCGGGGTTGCCGCCCAAGGGTTTATCGCGACCTCTGGCGCCTACCTGCTTTGGAACTGGGGATTGGCGAAGGTTCCAGCGTCGCGCGCTGGGGTGTTTCTGAACATGGAGCCGCTGGTGGGAGCATTACTCGGCGTCACGGTTCTGCATGAGCATCTTGGATGGCCCGCACTGCTCGGCGGGGCCATGGTGGTCGGAGCTGCGATTCACTTCAGCAAGACTTCCTAG
- a CDS encoding YqjF family protein: MYAHSRMTDVETRWLGADSILFATAHRPWPLPSAPWVMTQMWKDLLFLHYPIDPELLRPLVPEVLTLDTYQYQAWVSVVPFVITRLRPPGVPAVPWLSSFPELNVRTYVTYNGKPGVYFFSLDAGNLSAVWGARVFYRLPYWHADMKIGGKGSLLIDYRSKRIHGPRPAEFIASYGPTGPIRIAKPGSLDSFLTDRYCLYAWNRSKLYRCEIHHLPWPLQEAKALVNTNSMASVAGIPIEEDEALCQFSRKLKVLVWAPERLR, translated from the coding sequence GTGTACGCTCATTCACGTATGACCGACGTCGAGACCCGCTGGCTCGGTGCCGATTCCATCCTCTTCGCCACGGCCCACCGTCCATGGCCGCTGCCTTCCGCCCCGTGGGTCATGACCCAAATGTGGAAGGACCTGCTCTTCCTGCACTACCCAATCGACCCTGAGTTGCTGCGACCTCTGGTTCCCGAGGTACTGACGCTCGATACCTACCAGTACCAGGCCTGGGTGTCGGTGGTGCCGTTCGTCATTACGCGCTTGCGGCCCCCGGGCGTACCGGCGGTTCCCTGGCTCTCGTCGTTCCCCGAGTTGAACGTTCGAACCTACGTCACTTACAACGGCAAGCCGGGCGTCTACTTTTTCTCGCTCGACGCCGGCAATCTCTCGGCCGTCTGGGGTGCACGCGTCTTCTACCGACTCCCGTACTGGCACGCCGACATGAAAATCGGCGGCAAGGGTTCGCTCTTGATCGACTATCGCTCAAAACGAATTCACGGTCCGAGGCCGGCGGAGTTCATTGCGAGCTACGGACCAACGGGGCCGATCCGGATTGCCAAGCCCGGGTCGCTCGACTCGTTCCTCACCGACCGCTACTGTCTGTACGCCTGGAACCGCAGCAAACTCTATCGCTGTGAAATCCATCACCTGCCATGGCCGCTCCAGGAAGCGAAGGCGCTGGTGAACACCAATTCCATGGCGTCCGTTGCCGGCATTCCGATCGAGGAAGACGAGGCGCTGTGCCAGTTCAGCCGCAAACTCAAGGTCCTGGTGTGGGCACCGGAACGATTGAGGTAG
- a CDS encoding TPR end-of-group domain-containing protein, which yields MLLKRALVIVLLAGAAFAQTEKSKKNYDKAMVALDRHNPVAAEKALKEAVEDSPNWALAYLELGHVYALFPKNAQAIESLEKARELDGKDHQLKMADRRDLYTRLGILYGTRKEYGKSIAVLQEGIQNDPDYGGYEYNLACAYSEAGDLDKAISHLKRAWELRGSFQFPDVNKDSSFKRWRNDPRFQEVARNLVI from the coding sequence ATGCTCCTGAAACGCGCTCTCGTCATCGTTCTCCTCGCAGGTGCTGCATTCGCACAAACAGAAAAGTCGAAGAAAAACTACGACAAGGCGATGGTTGCTCTTGATCGCCACAACCCCGTGGCCGCCGAGAAGGCTCTGAAAGAAGCGGTCGAGGATTCGCCGAACTGGGCACTCGCGTACCTGGAGTTAGGCCACGTGTATGCGCTCTTTCCCAAGAATGCGCAGGCGATCGAGAGCCTTGAAAAGGCCCGCGAACTGGATGGCAAAGACCATCAGTTGAAGATGGCGGACCGGCGCGATCTCTACACGCGCCTCGGAATTCTGTACGGCACGCGCAAGGAATACGGGAAGTCGATCGCAGTGCTGCAAGAGGGAATTCAAAACGATCCTGATTATGGCGGCTATGAGTACAACCTTGCATGCGCGTACTCGGAGGCGGGCGATCTTGATAAGGCGATCAGCCATTTGAAACGCGCATGGGAGCTACGCGGCAGTTTTCAGTTCCCCGACGTGAACAAAGACAGCTCATTCAAACGTTGGCGGAACGATCCGCGGTTCCAGGAAGTGGCGCGAAACCTTGTAATCTAA
- the lipA gene encoding lipoyl synthase yields MAPELIQIDLEPRKPAPKPSWLRAKAPMGENYHDLKKLARGMNLHTVCESAQCPNIGECWNHKTATFMLLGNLCTRRCGFCAVPKGRPEPIDFDEPRRVAEAVATLGLNFAVVTSVNRDDDNVGAAQVFAQTIEQIREQKPGCRVEVLIPDFQGNDESLRIVLAAKPEILNHNTETVPRLYRAVRSGARYERTLNLLRRAKEINPAQVTKTGVMVGLGETTEELLHVYRDLARQNVDILTIGQYLRPSKDHAPMTRYYTPEEFLFMKEEAMKMGFRHVESGPLVRSSYHAHEQANSTKQPLVTI; encoded by the coding sequence ATGGCTCCCGAACTCATCCAGATCGATCTAGAACCCAGGAAGCCGGCGCCCAAGCCCTCGTGGCTGCGCGCCAAGGCCCCCATGGGCGAAAACTACCACGACCTGAAGAAGCTGGCGCGCGGCATGAACCTGCACACGGTGTGCGAGTCGGCGCAATGCCCGAACATTGGCGAGTGCTGGAACCATAAGACCGCAACCTTCATGTTGCTCGGCAACCTGTGTACGCGACGCTGCGGATTCTGCGCAGTGCCGAAGGGGCGTCCGGAGCCAATTGATTTCGACGAACCTCGCCGTGTAGCCGAAGCGGTTGCAACGCTGGGATTGAACTTTGCGGTTGTCACGAGCGTGAATCGCGACGATGACAACGTTGGCGCAGCGCAAGTCTTTGCGCAGACGATAGAACAGATCCGCGAGCAAAAGCCGGGCTGTCGCGTGGAAGTGCTGATCCCCGATTTCCAGGGCAACGATGAATCTTTGCGCATTGTTCTCGCTGCCAAGCCCGAAATTTTGAACCACAACACCGAAACGGTGCCGCGGCTCTATCGCGCGGTGCGCTCCGGTGCCCGCTACGAGCGCACGTTGAACTTGCTGCGCCGGGCGAAAGAGATCAATCCCGCTCAGGTGACCAAGACTGGCGTGATGGTCGGCCTCGGTGAAACGACGGAAGAGCTTTTGCATGTCTATCGTGATCTCGCGCGGCAGAACGTGGACATCCTGACCATCGGACAATATCTGCGGCCGTCCAAAGACCATGCGCCGATGACGCGCTATTACACGCCGGAAGAATTCCTCTTCATGAAAGAAGAAGCAATGAAGATGGGCTTCCGCCACGTGGAGTCGGGACCGCTGGTGCGCAGCAGCTATCACGCGCATGAACAGGCGAATTCGACCAAGCAGCCGCTTGTCACCATCTAA
- a CDS encoding glycoside hydrolase family 2 TIM barrel-domain containing protein, which yields MRRLAAFFFLFALLGVLGFAQTPDWENPRVFGINREAPRATFTPFPDEASALKRREQPSVFMQSLNGMWKFHWVKSPEERPQDFYQPNYDVSAWKEIRVPANWEMEGYGTPIYTNIIYPFERDAPRVTTAPADHSWTAYLQRDPVGSYRRDFTLPDSWNGRETFLVFDGVNSAYYLWINGQKVGYSQDTRMMAEFNITKYLKPGTNTIAVEVYRWCDGSYIEDQDFWRMSGIYRNVTLVSRAPLHIRDFQVQTPFDAQYRDAILKVRVDVRNLGASNSAATLEAQLLDDNSKPVFAILAKRVQLEQNKETSITLEQLVKAPKQWSAEIPNLYQLLLTLKDADGKTLEVIPWKIGFRQSEIKGDQILFNGKKLMIKGVNRHEFDPDLGQVVTRERMIQDIRIMKQNNINAVRTSHYPNVPEWYELADEYGLYILDEANVESHGYDSEAQQRISTGEDYTDAIVDRIHRTIERDKNHPSIIGFSLGNEAGWGRNMAAERDWAKAHHPEFFIIYQPHDSVHGDALSPMYVKPQEIVGYYKEHGQGRPFFEIEYAHAMGNGTGNFQQYWDVFDSERWAHGGFIWDWVDQGIRRKNAQGREIWAYGGDFGDKPNDDNFVTNGLVLPDRTPHPGLTEVKHSYANIKVEAVDLAAGEFRIRNKYNFRDLSFVRGTWVLEENGNAIKAGEIPASSVAPLATQEVTIDLSRPAIRPTADYLVTIRYELRESTPWAPKGHVIAWDQFALESGRELSSAVRRERAPTLKIEDMEHQFAVYNDRFSITIGKESGSIESFTLDGKNLITAPLSPNFWRAPTDNDRGNGMPQRQAIWRLAGQNREVQSVKAEQPQPNLVRIATEMKLPAGNSTQKYTYTIHGDGTVEIASTLHADPSLPDLPRVGMQMRVLGSLRNVEWFGRGPDENYWDRNLASNVGLYKNTMDKMWFPYIEPQETGNRTDVRWVTFTDDQGFGFKATGEPLLNFSAWPFRMSEIEHEKSPVNIGRKHAGDIEMSDDITVNLDYKQMGVAGDDSWGAPVHKEFTLPASDYTYRFRLEPVGVK from the coding sequence ATGAGACGACTCGCTGCCTTCTTCTTCCTTTTCGCGCTTTTGGGTGTGCTCGGTTTCGCGCAAACCCCCGACTGGGAGAACCCTCGCGTTTTCGGCATCAATAGAGAAGCGCCGCGCGCGACCTTCACCCCATTTCCAGACGAGGCCTCGGCGCTTAAGCGTCGCGAGCAACCGTCTGTCTTCATGCAATCGCTGAACGGGATGTGGAAGTTCCACTGGGTAAAAAGCCCTGAAGAGCGGCCTCAGGATTTCTATCAGCCGAACTACGACGTGAGTGCATGGAAAGAGATTCGCGTGCCCGCGAACTGGGAGATGGAAGGCTACGGCACTCCGATCTATACCAACATCATTTATCCCTTTGAGCGCGATGCCCCGCGTGTGACGACCGCGCCCGCCGATCACTCCTGGACCGCATACCTGCAACGCGATCCCGTCGGATCGTACCGCCGCGACTTCACGCTTCCGGATTCATGGAATGGCCGCGAAACGTTTCTCGTCTTCGACGGCGTCAACTCCGCCTACTACCTGTGGATCAACGGCCAGAAGGTCGGCTACAGCCAGGACACCCGGATGATGGCGGAATTCAATATCACCAAGTACCTGAAGCCGGGCACCAACACCATCGCCGTCGAAGTCTATCGCTGGTGCGACGGCAGCTACATCGAGGACCAGGACTTCTGGCGGATGAGCGGCATCTACCGCAACGTGACGCTGGTCTCGCGCGCGCCGCTGCACATCCGCGACTTCCAGGTGCAAACGCCATTCGACGCGCAGTATCGCGACGCGATCTTGAAGGTCAGAGTCGATGTTCGCAATCTTGGCGCAAGCAACTCGGCTGCAACGCTTGAAGCGCAATTACTCGACGACAATAGTAAGCCGGTCTTTGCAATCCTTGCGAAGCGCGTGCAGCTGGAGCAGAACAAAGAAACTTCCATCACGCTCGAGCAGCTCGTGAAGGCACCGAAGCAATGGTCCGCCGAAATTCCAAACCTTTACCAGCTTCTGCTCACGCTCAAAGACGCAGATGGCAAGACACTCGAAGTGATCCCGTGGAAGATCGGTTTCCGCCAGTCCGAAATCAAAGGCGACCAGATTCTCTTCAACGGCAAGAAGCTGATGATCAAAGGCGTGAACCGCCACGAGTTCGATCCCGACCTCGGACAGGTGGTCACCCGCGAGCGCATGATCCAGGACATCCGGATTATGAAGCAGAACAACATCAACGCTGTCCGCACCTCGCATTACCCCAACGTTCCAGAGTGGTACGAGCTCGCCGACGAATATGGCCTCTATATCCTCGATGAAGCCAACGTCGAATCGCACGGCTACGACAGCGAAGCCCAGCAGCGTATCTCCACGGGCGAAGACTACACCGACGCCATTGTCGACCGCATCCATCGCACTATTGAGCGCGACAAGAACCATCCCTCAATCATCGGCTTCTCACTCGGTAACGAAGCCGGTTGGGGCCGCAATATGGCCGCCGAGCGCGATTGGGCGAAAGCGCACCACCCCGAGTTCTTCATCATCTACCAGCCGCACGACAGCGTTCACGGCGACGCCCTCTCGCCGATGTACGTGAAGCCCCAGGAAATTGTGGGCTACTACAAAGAGCACGGCCAAGGTCGCCCATTCTTCGAGATTGAGTACGCGCACGCCATGGGCAACGGCACCGGAAACTTCCAGCAGTATTGGGACGTCTTCGATTCCGAACGCTGGGCCCACGGCGGCTTCATCTGGGATTGGGTCGACCAGGGCATCCGCCGCAAGAACGCGCAAGGCCGCGAAATCTGGGCGTACGGTGGCGACTTCGGCGACAAGCCCAACGACGACAACTTCGTCACCAACGGCCTCGTGCTCCCTGATCGAACTCCGCACCCAGGTCTCACCGAAGTAAAGCACTCGTACGCCAACATCAAGGTCGAGGCAGTTGATCTCGCCGCCGGCGAGTTCCGCATTCGCAACAAATACAACTTTCGCGATTTGAGTTTTGTCCGCGGAACCTGGGTACTGGAAGAGAACGGGAACGCGATCAAGGCTGGCGAGATACCCGCAAGCAGTGTTGCTCCGCTCGCTACTCAGGAGGTCACAATCGATCTCAGCCGCCCAGCGATTCGCCCCACCGCTGACTATCTCGTGACGATTCGATATGAATTGAGAGAATCTACACCATGGGCGCCGAAGGGACATGTGATCGCGTGGGATCAGTTTGCGCTTGAGAGTGGAAGAGAACTCTCATCCGCGGTGCGCCGGGAGCGCGCGCCGACGCTCAAGATCGAAGACATGGAGCACCAGTTCGCCGTCTACAATGATCGCTTCTCGATCACCATCGGCAAAGAGAGCGGGTCCATCGAGTCCTTCACGCTCGACGGCAAGAACTTGATCACCGCGCCTCTCTCGCCGAACTTCTGGCGCGCGCCCACTGACAACGACCGCGGCAACGGGATGCCGCAGAGGCAGGCGATCTGGCGGCTTGCCGGCCAGAACCGTGAAGTGCAGAGCGTGAAGGCGGAACAGCCGCAGCCGAATCTCGTAAGAATCGCAACCGAGATGAAGCTACCCGCCGGAAACTCCACACAGAAATACACGTACACCATCCACGGCGATGGCACCGTGGAAATAGCCAGCACCCTCCACGCCGATCCCTCGCTCCCCGACCTTCCCCGCGTCGGCATGCAAATGCGCGTCCTAGGCTCTCTGCGCAACGTCGAGTGGTTCGGCCGCGGACCCGACGAAAACTACTGGGACCGCAACCTAGCCTCCAACGTCGGCCTCTACAAGAACACCATGGACAAAATGTGGTTCCCCTACATCGAGCCGCAGGAAACCGGCAACCGCACCGACGTTCGCTGGGTGACCTTCACCGATGACCAAGGCTTCGGTTTCAAAGCCACTGGCGAGCCACTCCTCAACTTCAGCGCCTGGCCTTTCCGCATGTCGGAGATCGAGCACGAAAAGTCTCCGGTCAACATCGGACGCAAGCACGCCGGCGACATCGAAATGTCCGACGACATCACCGTCAACCTCGACTACAAACAAATGGGCGTAGCCGGCGACGACAGTTGGGGTGCACCAGTCCACAAAGAATTCACGCTGCCTGCGAGCGACTACACGTATCGCTTCCGATTGGAGCCGGTCGGAGTCAAATAG
- a CDS encoding NIPSNAP family protein, giving the protein MDRRELLKILTAISAVPALASFTSAKPIGKGKQMQIACFIRYQIDPFQREVFQTYAETWRKIIPRCGGRLIGYFLPLEGTNDIAWGLIAFDSLASYEAYRARLRTDAEAKANFAFAQSKRCILREERTFLEVVEGTFELPLVAKS; this is encoded by the coding sequence ATGGACCGGCGCGAACTTCTAAAAATCCTGACGGCAATTTCGGCGGTGCCGGCCCTCGCTTCTTTCACGAGCGCCAAGCCAATTGGGAAGGGTAAGCAAATGCAGATTGCCTGCTTTATTCGTTATCAGATTGATCCGTTTCAGCGCGAAGTCTTCCAGACCTATGCGGAGACATGGCGCAAGATTATTCCGCGTTGCGGTGGGCGGCTGATTGGATATTTCCTCCCGCTGGAAGGTACGAACGACATCGCGTGGGGGCTGATTGCGTTCGACTCGCTCGCGAGTTATGAAGCCTATCGCGCGCGACTGCGGACGGATGCGGAAGCGAAAGCCAATTTCGCGTTTGCACAGAGCAAGCGGTGCATCCTGCGTGAAGAGCGGACGTTTCTTGAGGTGGTGGAAGGTACGTTTGAACTACCCCTCGTCGCGAAGTCTTAA
- a CDS encoding FAD-dependent thymidylate synthase, translating to MSTSSEKAEQTKPEEQAGTQVYAIHGADPEVLAYAMAKYSRSALSMKESLTELNAQKAEKFLNTFYFQYGHRSIADLAHIAMAIESLSLLAATIVVDESRWDGQERSTRYQNFRKSGYFTPDFSGDAGAETLYRDTVNFLFAEYENFSEGMFRYLEGQTPKPDDMKQDAYERTLRARAFDLSRYILPLATNTSLGQIVNARTLETQVSRLLSHTHKEVRDLAQKLKDAAREPSHNVNHAAMRELIAEIREKDADLAARAEEQLLREVRVSPTLVKYAEANAYEIETRKLLQQAASELMKGAAIEPAKEVDLLEPDPLEIELATTLLYQGSQYSYRQLRRAVESLTADERQEIIDLGVQNRGKHDELSRAFNAGQQFRFDILMDVGGYRDMHRHRRCVQVHQPYTAAHGFAMPEEMADAEVDERYQQTMQRAADAYTKIAGSPIAEANEKAQYVLPLAYRKRTLFKMDFAEVVYISEIRTTPQGHYSYRNVAWQMYDEVASKHPSLRSYFRVTDVHEPVDLLKR from the coding sequence ATGAGCACGTCTTCCGAAAAAGCTGAGCAAACCAAGCCTGAAGAGCAAGCCGGAACCCAGGTGTACGCGATCCACGGGGCCGACCCTGAGGTGCTGGCCTACGCCATGGCGAAGTATTCGCGCTCCGCGCTCTCGATGAAGGAGTCGTTGACAGAGCTGAACGCTCAGAAGGCGGAGAAGTTCCTCAATACGTTCTATTTCCAGTATGGGCACCGGTCAATCGCCGACCTGGCCCACATCGCGATGGCAATCGAGAGTCTGTCGTTGCTGGCGGCAACGATTGTGGTGGACGAGAGCCGGTGGGACGGTCAGGAACGTTCGACTCGATACCAGAACTTCCGCAAGAGCGGGTATTTCACGCCTGACTTTTCAGGAGATGCCGGGGCGGAGACGCTCTATCGCGACACCGTGAATTTCCTGTTCGCCGAGTACGAGAATTTCTCGGAAGGCATGTTCCGTTACCTTGAAGGGCAGACCCCCAAGCCCGACGACATGAAGCAGGACGCCTATGAACGAACGTTGCGGGCACGAGCGTTTGATCTGTCGCGATACATTTTGCCGCTGGCAACGAACACCTCGCTCGGCCAGATCGTGAACGCACGCACGCTGGAGACGCAGGTTTCGCGGTTGCTTTCGCACACGCATAAAGAAGTTCGCGACCTGGCACAAAAGCTCAAGGACGCAGCGCGGGAGCCTTCGCACAACGTGAACCACGCGGCCATGCGCGAATTGATTGCGGAGATCCGCGAGAAAGACGCGGATTTAGCGGCGAGGGCCGAAGAACAATTGCTACGCGAGGTGCGCGTTTCACCAACACTGGTAAAGTATGCTGAAGCCAACGCCTACGAAATCGAAACCCGCAAACTGTTGCAGCAAGCTGCAAGCGAGTTGATGAAGGGTGCCGCGATTGAGCCGGCGAAGGAAGTGGATCTGCTTGAGCCCGACCCGCTGGAAATCGAGTTGGCGACCACGCTCCTTTATCAAGGCAGCCAATATTCGTATCGGCAATTGAGGAGAGCAGTGGAGTCGCTCACGGCGGACGAGCGCCAGGAGATTATCGACCTCGGGGTGCAGAACCGCGGCAAGCACGATGAGCTTTCCCGGGCATTCAACGCCGGACAGCAGTTCCGCTTCGACATCCTGATGGATGTCGGCGGCTATCGCGACATGCATCGGCACCGCCGCTGCGTGCAGGTCCACCAGCCCTACACGGCGGCCCACGGTTTCGCGATGCCGGAAGAAATGGCAGACGCCGAGGTCGATGAGCGCTACCAACAGACGATGCAGCGCGCGGCTGATGCTTACACAAAGATCGCGGGTTCACCGATCGCCGAAGCCAATGAGAAAGCACAGTACGTACTGCCGCTCGCCTATCGCAAGCGTACGCTCTTCAAGATGGATTTCGCCGAAGTGGTGTACATCTCGGAGATACGCACCACGCCGCAAGGACATTATTCGTATCGCAATGTGGCCTGGCAGATGTATGACGAAGTCGCGAGCAAGCATCCGTCGCTTCGATCGTATTTCCGCGTGACCGATGTGCATGAGCCGGTGGATTTGCTGAAGCGGTAG
- a CDS encoding ankyrin repeat domain-containing protein, producing the protein MAMDIVRRIFATLLLMLFVVGASATPAPTLEERLRDAALAGDVPRIRLLLNSWPDVNATDDNGNTALMFAACECGPARNSDSLELMHLLLANGADPNFKNNQGETALMIAAARGRLDAVRLLVEHGAEAKKLDQRGDTALTLAVQSGYSDIAELLRTVKR; encoded by the coding sequence ATGGCGATGGACATCGTCCGGCGAATCTTTGCGACATTGCTTCTTATGCTTTTCGTGGTCGGTGCGTCTGCGACGCCCGCACCCACGCTTGAGGAGCGCTTGCGCGATGCCGCGCTCGCAGGGGATGTTCCGCGAATCCGCCTGCTGCTGAACTCGTGGCCGGATGTGAACGCCACCGACGACAACGGCAATACCGCCCTGATGTTCGCCGCTTGCGAGTGCGGGCCGGCGAGGAACTCGGACAGTCTTGAGCTGATGCATCTGCTGCTGGCGAATGGCGCCGATCCGAACTTCAAGAATAACCAGGGCGAGACAGCGTTGATGATTGCCGCGGCTCGTGGGCGTCTCGATGCAGTGCGTTTGCTGGTGGAACATGGTGCGGAGGCGAAGAAACTCGATCAGCGGGGCGACACGGCGCTCACCCTGGCGGTGCAATCCGGCTATAGCGACATTGCCGAACTCCTGCGGACCGTGAAGCGCTGA
- a CDS encoding c-type cytochrome produces the protein MNSPRAGEKFLFGVVVLTMALMFAFAACDKPERLRSNAELGLNPQQIRGREIYDLRCAGCHEPYRKKDLNGPTMVGVFKKPFLPSGMKASEERVSDVIMYGKPKMPGFSAVLSQQQLQDVLAYMHTL, from the coding sequence ATGAACAGCCCTCGCGCCGGCGAGAAATTTTTATTCGGCGTCGTCGTTCTTACGATGGCGCTGATGTTCGCCTTTGCTGCCTGCGACAAGCCGGAACGCCTGCGTTCCAACGCCGAACTCGGCCTGAATCCGCAGCAAATCCGCGGCCGGGAAATCTACGACCTTCGCTGCGCCGGCTGCCACGAACCTTATCGCAAGAAGGACCTCAACGGCCCCACGATGGTTGGCGTCTTTAAAAAACCGTTCCTTCCCAGCGGAATGAAGGCGAGTGAGGAGCGGGTGAGCGATGTGATTATGTATGGCAAGCCGAAGATGCCCGGTTTCAGCGCAGTCCTGAGCCAGCAGCAACTGCAAGACGTGCTTGCTTACATGCACACGCTTTAG
- a CDS encoding DUF488 domain-containing protein, with protein sequence MNVQLKRAYDEPSASDGKRFLVDRLWPRGKAKEALHIEAWLKDLAPSDELRKWFHERPAQWLLFRRRYLAELSAPAAEAALEQLYSALAPGRRVTLVYSSKNEAHNNAVVLKELIEGARKPPTGTGPVREAGRQRARAQR encoded by the coding sequence ATGAACGTTCAGCTCAAACGCGCCTACGACGAACCTTCCGCCAGCGACGGCAAGCGGTTCCTGGTCGACCGCCTGTGGCCGCGCGGAAAGGCCAAAGAAGCTTTGCATATCGAAGCCTGGCTGAAAGACCTCGCGCCTTCAGACGAGCTTAGGAAGTGGTTTCATGAGCGCCCGGCACAATGGCTCCTGTTTCGGCGACGGTACCTGGCGGAACTCTCGGCGCCTGCAGCCGAAGCCGCCCTTGAGCAGCTCTATTCGGCGCTCGCGCCGGGAAGGCGTGTGACGCTTGTCTATTCCTCGAAGAACGAGGCACACAATAACGCCGTCGTCCTCAAGGAGTTGATCGAGGGGGCCCGTAAGCCTCCCACCGGCACTGGCCCGGTCCGCGAAGCCGGGCGCCAGCGTGCCCGCGCACAGAGATAA